A genomic segment from Bufo bufo chromosome 8, aBufBuf1.1, whole genome shotgun sequence encodes:
- the AK1 gene encoding adenylate kinase isoenzyme 1 isoform X2 has product MAEKLKNSKIIFVVGGPGSGKGTQCERIVQKYGYTHLSTGDLLRAEVSSGTERGKTLSAIMERGELVPLDTVLDMLRDAMVAKADTSKGFLIDGYPREVKQGEEFEKKIAPPSLLLYIDAGSDTMVKRLLKRGETSGRADDNEATIKKRLETYYKATEPVIAMYESRGIVRKINAEGSVDDVFKQVSEGLDALK; this is encoded by the exons GAGGACCAGGCTCTGGCAAGGGGACCCAGTGTGAAAGGATCGTCCAAAAGTATGGCTACACCCATCTGTCCACTGGAGACCTACTGAGGGCAGAAGTGTCCtcaggaacagagagagggaaGACCCTGTCTGCCATCATGGAGAGGGGAGAGCTAGTGCCTTTG GACACCGTCTTGGACATGTTGCGAGACGCTATGGTCGCCAAGGCTGACACCTCCAAAGGATTTCTCATAGACGGATACCCACGTGAAGTCAAGCAGGGAGAAGAGTTTGAGAAGAAG ATCGCACCCCCCTCACTGCTCCTGTACATTGATGCTGGATCGGACACAATGGTGAAACGGTTATTGAAGCGCGGTGAGACCAGCGGCCGGGCTGATGATAATGAAGCCACCATtaaaaagagactggagacttatTACAAAGCCACAGAACCCGTCATCGCCATGTATGAAAGCAGAGGCATTGTGAGAAAG ATCAACGCCGAAGGATCAGTAGACGACGTCTTCAAACAAGTCAGCGAAGGCCTGGACGCCCTTAAATAA